A genomic segment from Ignavibacteriales bacterium encodes:
- a CDS encoding NAD(P)-dependent alcohol dehydrogenase — translation MKAIIYDTYGPPEVLKNVELNKPIPGENEILIRNRAASVNYGDIIARNFKDITPQKFNMPFLFWIMARSFFGISKPKVKILGSEFSGDVEAVGKNITGFKVGDKVFGYRGQSMGTYAEYFVVPEKSVVSLKPENISYEEAAAVPGGSMVALFAVKKVNVQKGEKVLVIGASGGNGNFIVQIAKDFGAQVTGVSGTNRIDFVKALGADKVIDYTKEDFSKSGEKYDVIFDILGRTGFAKCKNSLTENGKYVLISFKVKQLLQMIWTSIFGKKKVICVLSPQKLSDLIIVSKMIEEGKIKSILDKTFPKGQAVEAHKYIEKGNKKGNVVISL, via the coding sequence ATGAAAGCAATAATTTATGATACTTATGGGCCGCCAGAAGTACTAAAAAATGTTGAATTAAATAAACCTATTCCTGGAGAAAATGAAATACTTATTAGAAACCGCGCAGCATCTGTAAACTATGGGGATATTATAGCTAGAAATTTTAAAGATATAACTCCGCAAAAATTTAATATGCCTTTTCTCTTTTGGATAATGGCAAGAAGTTTTTTTGGAATTAGCAAACCAAAAGTAAAAATTCTCGGTAGTGAATTTTCCGGTGATGTTGAGGCTGTTGGAAAAAACATTACAGGATTTAAAGTTGGTGATAAAGTTTTTGGTTACCGCGGACAAAGTATGGGAACCTATGCAGAATATTTTGTTGTTCCAGAAAAAAGTGTTGTTTCATTAAAACCTGAAAACATTTCGTATGAAGAAGCTGCCGCTGTTCCGGGTGGAAGTATGGTAGCTCTGTTTGCCGTAAAAAAAGTTAATGTTCAAAAAGGAGAAAAGGTGCTGGTTATCGGTGCTTCGGGCGGAAACGGAAATTTTATTGTACAGATTGCAAAAGATTTTGGTGCACAAGTTACGGGCGTTAGCGGCACCAACCGCATAGATTTTGTTAAGGCATTAGGCGCAGATAAAGTAATCGACTATACAAAAGAAGATTTTTCTAAAAGCGGCGAAAAGTATGATGTAATATTTGATATTCTTGGAAGAACTGGATTTGCTAAATGTAAAAACTCATTAACTGAAAATGGAAAGTACGTGCTTATAAGCTTTAAAGTTAAGCAGCTTTTGCAAATGATATGGACATCCATTTTTGGTAAGAAAAAAGTTATATGTGTTTTATCTCCACAAAAGCTTAGTGATCTTATTATTGTAAGTAAGATGATTGAGGAGGGAAAAATAAAATCAATACTAGATAAAACTTTTCCCAAAGGGCAGGCTGTTGAAGCACATAAATATATTGAGAAAGGTAACAAAAAAGGAAATGTTGTAATATCGCTTTAA
- a CDS encoding DUF4386 domain-containing protein, with amino-acid sequence MKTSRKTSRLTGVLYLIIIATGMFAEFFVRANLIVPSDASATTNNIIASESLFRLNIFADLVMIICDVGLAILFYLLLKPVSKPLALLASFFRLAQATSLGVNLLNMFFVLQLISGANYLAVLEPNQLQAFIMMFLESHSTGYTLALVFFGFNLIILGVLMYKSGYFPKTLGVMIIIAASAYLLDAFAKILLINYNSYQEIITVAVLAPAFIGELALCLWLLFRGVEEARLNSITT; translated from the coding sequence ATGAAAACGAGTAGAAAAACATCACGCTTAACGGGTGTACTATATTTAATTATCATTGCCACGGGAATGTTTGCAGAATTTTTTGTTCGAGCAAACCTGATTGTTCCCAGTGATGCTTCCGCAACCACAAACAACATTATTGCATCAGAATCACTTTTCCGGCTAAACATTTTTGCTGATCTTGTTATGATCATCTGCGATGTTGGCTTGGCAATACTTTTTTATCTGCTGCTAAAACCTGTAAGTAAACCACTTGCATTGCTTGCTTCTTTTTTCAGGCTGGCGCAAGCTACATCGCTTGGCGTTAATTTATTAAATATGTTTTTTGTTCTGCAGCTTATTAGCGGCGCAAATTATCTAGCGGTTTTAGAACCTAATCAATTACAGGCATTTATAATGATGTTTCTAGAATCGCATTCAACAGGATATACTCTAGCTCTTGTATTCTTTGGTTTTAATTTGATTATTCTTGGAGTGTTGATGTATAAATCCGGTTACTTTCCTAAAACACTTGGCGTGATGATAATTATTGCGGCATCAGCTTATTTGCTTGATGCTTTCGCAAAGATCCTGTTAATAAATTACAACAGTTACCAGGAAATAATTACAGTGGCGGTATTAGCTCCAGCATTTATCGGCGAGCTAGCTCTTTGTTTGTGGCTGTTGTTTAGAGGTGTAGAAGAAGCGCGACTAAATTCTATTACAACATAG
- a CDS encoding DUF1684 domain-containing protein, whose protein sequence is MLKSFLFFSVLIITFACTQKPTADPNYVKEIKDWDAKRVSRLKADDGWLNLAGRFWLRPGISTFGSAKDNDLIVESAAFPQYAGTFLFVDSNVTFKVDKDIEVLLNGNPVKEIKLIDDQKKDITVLQIGSVKFNLIIRDTLYGIRFRDLNSELVKNFKGIERFPIDENWKLNATFETYNPPKEIAVPNILGQVNKEKSSGAVVFKKNGGYYKIDAVDEGDENLFLIFADHTSGVETYGGGRFMYVSKPDSTGTILLDFNKAFNPPCVFTKFATCPMPPIQNYLKLRIEAGEKVYGH, encoded by the coding sequence ATGTTAAAAAGTTTTTTATTCTTTTCTGTTTTGATTATTACTTTTGCCTGTACTCAAAAACCAACTGCAGATCCAAACTATGTTAAAGAAATAAAGGATTGGGATGCAAAGCGAGTTAGTAGATTAAAAGCTGATGACGGTTGGCTTAATCTTGCTGGAAGATTTTGGTTAAGGCCTGGCATTAGCACCTTTGGTTCTGCAAAAGATAATGACCTGATTGTTGAGTCTGCAGCTTTTCCACAGTACGCAGGAACATTTTTATTTGTTGATTCCAACGTAACGTTTAAAGTTGATAAAGATATAGAAGTTTTATTAAACGGCAATCCTGTTAAGGAAATAAAACTGATTGATGATCAGAAAAAAGATATAACGGTTTTACAAATAGGTTCTGTAAAATTTAACCTGATAATTAGAGATACTCTTTATGGAATACGTTTTCGTGATTTAAACTCTGAGCTGGTAAAAAACTTTAAAGGTATAGAAAGATTTCCGATTGATGAAAACTGGAAACTTAATGCAACATTTGAAACATATAATCCCCCAAAAGAAATTGCAGTGCCAAATATATTAGGACAAGTAAATAAGGAAAAATCCTCCGGCGCAGTGGTGTTTAAGAAAAATGGCGGCTATTACAAAATTGACGCTGTTGATGAAGGCGATGAAAACCTGTTTTTAATTTTTGCAGATCACACTAGCGGAGTTGAAACTTACGGCGGTGGAAGATTTATGTATGTAAGCAAACCGGATTCGACCGGAACAATACTTTTAGATTTTAATAAAGCGTTCAATCCACCCTGTGTGTTTACAAAATTTGCAACATGTCCTATGCCGCCGATACAAAATTATCTTAAACTAAGAATTGAAGCAGGTGAAAAAGTTTATGGACATTAG